GCCTGAAGCACCCGGTCCTCACTTTCCACCGCCTCACGCCGGATCGGCGGATCGATCCAGAACCGCACCTCCAGATTCACGCTGAAATCCGCCAGGGACCGCACCAGCACCGTCGGCGCCGGATCGGCCAGGATCTCCGGATTGGCGTCCAGCGCCTCCAGGATCAGGGCGCGCGCCCCGTCGATATCATCCCCGTACCCAATGCCCACCTGCACCGCCAGCCGCCGCCGGTCGAACGCGGTATTCACGACCACCCGGTTGGTGTACAGTTCCCCGTTCGGAATGACCACCCGGCGGTTGTCGTACGTGCGCAGCAGCGTGGCCCGCACCTGAATGTCCTCCACGGTGCCCTCGTGCTCGCCACTGACAATCTGATCCCCAATCCGGAACGGCCGCGTGACCAGGATCAGCAGGCCCGCCAGCAGGTTCTGGAAGATGTCCTTGAACGCGAACCCGATCGCCACGCCACTGACCCCCAGCGCACTGAACAGCGACGCCGCCGTCAGGGTCGGGAAGATGATCGTCAGCGCGACCAGCACGCCCAGCGTCGTGATCAGCCACGACGCCAGCCGCCCGAACACCAGCGCCACGCCCGGCGTCTGCCCCGCCCGCTGCGCCACGGACCGCACGCCGTTCAGCGCCAGCCGCGAGAGCAGCATGAAGACCAGCAGCACCACCAGCGCGATCATCACGTTCGGCAGGGCAGCTACCAGCCCATCGAAGGTGGTCTGCAGGCGGGTCAGAAGCGGAACAGGACTGGCACTCATTTCCCCACGAGTGTAGGCAGCGCCCGCCCCACCCCGGCCAGAGCCGCGTGCCAGAAACCTTCATGTCCCCCCGTGAAAGACCCGCCCCCCATGAACAGGAGAGCGGGTGAAGGTGACGTACCTGCCGGGTCAGTTCAGGCTGGCCGGGTCCGGGTGCTGCTGCGCGGCCGCCGCCTGCCGGGCCAGCCCACCCACCGTCAGGCCCTGCACCACGATGCTGAACACCACGACCACATAGGTCATCACCAGGAACAGGTCACGCCACTCGCCCTCGGGGACCGTGAAGGCCAGGGCCACGCTGATCGCGCCGCGCAGGCCGCCCCAGATCATCAGGCGGCGCGTGAACGGCGGGAACTCGTACGCGCGGGCCAGCACCGTGGACGGCAGCAGCACACTGACCGCCCGCACGACCAGCACCAGCGCGATGGCCAGCACCCCCAGCAGCGCCGTCTGCGGCGTGAACCGCACCACCACGACCTCCAGCGCCAGCAGCGCGAACAGCGCGATGTTCAGCAGTTCGTCGGTCAGGTGCCAGAAACTGTCGAACTTCTCACGGGACGACAGGGCCGCCGGGCGCCGGTCGGTCAGCAGACCCACCAGCAGTCCCGCCGCGACCGCCGCCAGCGGCGCGGACACGTGCAGCGCCCCCGCCACGGCCGTGCAGATCAGCACCAGCGCCAGCGTGACCAGCACCTCGACCACGAAATCGTTCACGGCGCGCAGCATCAAGTACGCGCCCAGGCCCGCCACGCTGCCCAGCAGCAGGCCGCCCAGCGCCTCCTGCACGAAGAACAGCGACACGCCCAGCACACTCAGGTCCGGGCCGTGCCCGGCAGCGTGCTCCGCGCCATGCCCGGACGCGGTCGCCACGGCCGCCAGCACCGCGAACGCCACCACGCCCACCCCGTCGTTGAACAGACTCTCGCCCGCCACCAGCGTCTCGATGCGGCGCGGCACCTTCGCCTGCGACAGCATCCCCAGCACCGCCACCGGATCGGTCGGTGAGATCAGCGCCCCGAACAGCAGGCAGAACACCAGCGGCACATCCAGCCCGAACAGGTGCGTCAGGCCGTACGTCGCGCCGCCCATCAGCGCGATCGAGATGGCCGTGGACAGCAACGCGAACGTCAGCACCGGCGCCCGCAACGCCCACAGCGCGTGCGAGTTCACGCCCAGCGCCCCCGCGAACAGCAGGAACGACAGCACCCCCTCGAACACGAAATCACTGAACTTCACGCTGCGCGCCACCTCGACCACATCCACCGCGAACGGCACGCCCAGGCCCACCAGCAGCAGAATCAGCAGACTGAACAGCAGCCCCCCCACCGTCACCCCGATCGACGCGGGCAACCGCAGGTACCGGGCGTTCAGGAACGCCAGCAGCGCCGTGACGCCCACCAGCATCGCCGCCAGATTCAGCAGCGGCACGCGCCACCCCCTGGCGTCCCCGGACAGGCCGGACTGGGGCGGGCAGACGGAAGGGCCGACCGTGCGTTCTGTGTCTTCATATGCCCTCCACCGTAGCCGAAGGCCGCGTGACGTGCGGCGGCATGCCCCGGCCGCCCGCTCCGGCTCTCATACGGACTCCGATTGAATGGCTTATAAAGCCGTTCAATTCGAGCGAGGCGAGTAGGAGCAAAGCGGGCTGCCAGACGTGGCGTTGGCAACCCGGCGCCCTTCCGGGTTGTCAACGAAATAAACGGAATCCGCTTTGCTCGCTCTGCGGCGCAGCTCTACGAGTCCGTACAACCTGAAGGCGCGGGCCGGGAAGCTGTGTCTGCTTCCGCCCGCGCCGCCTGGGTGCCCGCCGACTGTCCAGGATGACCCCGGATGGCCGGGGCCGTCAGTTCATCAGGGTGTGGGTGATGTAGAACAGGCCCAGCGCGATGGTCGTGGTGATCAGCGAGACTGGCGTGCCGTACCGCATGAACCCGCCGAACGAGATCGGGTGGCCTTCCCGCGCGGCGATGTCGGACACGACGATGTTCGCGGACGCGCCGATCAGGGTGAGGTTCCCGCCCAGGCAGGCGCCCAGTGACAGCGCCCACCACAGCGGGTCCATGCTGGGGCCGAAGGTGGTCTGCAACTCGCGCAGCACGCTGGCCATGGAGATCGTGAACGGAATGTTGTCCACGAACCCGCTGATCAGGGCGCTGGCGAAGCCCACCAGCAGGATGCCGCTGCCGACGTTCCCGCCGATGATGTCGGTCAGGGAGGTGGCGACCATCGTGAACACGCCCACGTGCTCCAGGGCGCCCACCACCACGAACAGGCCCATGAAGAACAGCAGCGTGGTCCACTCGACCTGCTCGAACAGTTCGACCGGGGTCAGGTCCGCGATCAGCATCAGGAAGGTGCTGGTGGTCAGGGCGATCAGGCCTGCCTCCAGGCCCAGCGGGTGCCCGATCATGAACAGCAGGAGCGTCACGGCGAACACGCCCAGCGCCTGTTTCATCAGCAGCGGGTTGGTTTTCAGGGGCGTGTCGTCGGTCAGGGCCAGCCGCAGCCGCTCGGCGCTGATGTCGCTGTTCAGGTCGCCGCGCCGGCGCATCAGCAGGTGCATCAGGCCGATGCCTGCCACGGTCGCCACCAGCGCGTACGGCGCGACGTTCGTCAGGAACTCCCCGAAGCCCTTGCCGGCCACGGACCCGATGATGATGTTCGGCGGGTCGCCGACCAGCGTGGCCGTGCCGCCCGTGTTGCTCGACAGGATCACGGCGATCAGGTACGGCATGGGTTTCAGGCCCAGGCGCAGCACGACCGTCATGACCACCGGCGCCATGAACAGCACCGTCGTGACGTTGTCGAGGAAGGCGCTGAACAGCGCGGTCAGCAGACTGAAAATCCACAGCACGCGGGCCGGTTCGCCGCGCGTGAGGACCAGCGCCCGGCGGGCCACCAGGTCGAAGAACCCGCTGCGGCTCAGGACGTTCACGATGTTCATCATGCCGAACAGCAGGAAGATCGTGTTGAAATCGATGCTGGCCCACGCCATGTCCGGCGTGAGCAGGCCCGTGATCATGACCGCGCAGGCGCCCAGCAGCGCCGCCACGGTGCGGTGAACGTACTTCTCGAGCAGGATCATGGCGTACGTCGCCACGAACAGCGCGATCGCCAGCGTGGTCAGCTGACCGCTGCTGAGGTTGATGCCGAGGCTGCTCAGCAGGTTGATGGACTCAGTGGGTTCGTGCATGCGGCTCTCCGGGAATCAGGGCGGGACGGACGGTGGGGAAGGGGGGTGGACTCATGGACGCTCCTAGTGTGCGCGGCGCCCCGGAACCGGTGCGGACTGCGTGAAAGACGCATGAAGTGCGCCCCGCCCGGCCGCGACCGGCGGGTGAACGGCAATGGGAGAAGCTTGCTTGCAGGCTCCTCCCGTTCAGCGTGTGGTCGCCGCGACCGGCTCCTGGGAGCCTCGTTTCAGGGGCAGTGTAGCGCGGCCCTCCGGAAACCCGTCCGGGCGGATCATGCGCGCGGCCGTCCGTTTCGTCAGGGGAGCGGGTTGCCCACTCCACGTCCGGCCGCCCGTTGCTCTCCTTCTCGCTTCAGTCGTGCCCGCCGCCCGCGCCGGCGCCGGGCCTGTGGTAGGTGGCCAGCCGGTCGAGCAGGAACGCGGACGCCTCGTTCAGGCCCACCAGGCGCGGCTCGGTTCCCTGGCGGCGGAAGCGCAGCATGACCTTGTCCATGGCGGCCACGGCCGACCCGTCCCAGAAGTGCGCGCCGGACAGGTCGATCGTGACCCGCCGGTCCGGGTGGTGGTAATCGAACTGACCCAGGAAGTCGTGCGTGCTCACGAAGAACTGCTGCCCGGTCACGCGATACGTGCGGCCGTCCGGGGTGTCCTCGGCGGTCACGCTGGACAGTTTCGACACCTGCCGCGCGAAGAACACGGCGCTGAGCAGCACGCCCACCAGCACGCCGGCCGACAGGTTGTGCGTGAACACCGTGACGCCCACCGTGGCGAGCATCACGATCCCCTCGCCGCGCGGGTAGAGGGTCAGGGTGCGCAGGCTGCTCCAGTCGAAGGTGCTGACGCTGACCACGATCATCACGGCCACCAGCGCCGCCATGGGAATCTGCACCAGCAGCGGCTGAAGCAGCAGAATCAGGATCAGCAGGCCCAGGCCCGCCACGAACGTGGACAGGCGTCCGCGCCCGCCGTTCGTGACGTTGATCATGCTCTGCCCGATCATCGCGCAGCCTGCCATGCCGCCGAAGAACCCGGTGACGATGTTCGCCGCGCCCTGCGCGCGGGACTCGGTGTTCTTGTCGCTGGTGGTGTCGGTGCGCTCGTCGATCAGTTGCGCGGTCAGCAGGCTCTCGAGCAGGCCCACCATGCACAGCGTCAGCGAGACCGGCAGGATGATCTGCAGCGTCTCCAGCGTCAGTGGCACGTCCGGCAGGCCGAAGGGGGGCAGCGCGGTCGGCAGGGCGCCCATGTCACCCACGGTGCGCACGTCCGCGCCGGTCAGGACCGACACGACCGTCAGCAGCACGATGGCGACCAGCGCACTCGGAATAGCCCGGAACACGCGCGGCAGCAGGTAGATGATCGCCAGTCCGGCGGCCACCATGGCGTACATCTGCCAGTTCGCACCGGCAAACTGCGGCAGTTGCGCCGAGAAGATCAGGATCGCCAGGGCGTTCACGAAGCCCACCATCACGCTGCGCGGCACGAACTTCAGGTAGCGGGCCAGTCGCGCCCAGCCGAACAGCATCTGCAGCGCGCCGGTCAGGACGGTCGCGGCGAACAGGTACTCTAGGCCGTGATCGCGGACCAGGCCGACCATCAGCAGCGCCATGGCGCCCGTGGCCGCGCTGATCATGCCGGGGCGGCCTCCGATGAACGCCGTGACGAGCGCGATGATGAAACTGGCGTACAGGCCCACGCGCGGGTCCACGCCCGCAATGATGGAGAACGCGATCGCTTCCGGGATCAGGGCCAGGGCCACGACCAGCCCGGCCAGGATGTCCTGCCTGGGCTGCGCGAACCACTCTCTTGAATACTGGTGCAGGTCGAAACCTGCGCGGGACGTTCCGGTCATGGGCACCTCGTGCGGCGCGGTGACAACCGAATTCCGGCCCCCGGCGCCTGCCCGTGGGGGCGGCGCGTGGGGTGGTCATCTGGTTATCGTCGGGGGCGTCACTCGTAGGCGGGACGCCGCACCCGCGGCCCCCGCAGTATGCCGCGCGCGGCCGCCCGCAGCAACCCCGGCACGCGCCCGGCCGCTCAGGGGCGCCGGGGTGGGTGCAGGTCCAGCAGGACCAGTTCGGCCGGGCAGTCCCAGCGCAGCGGCACGCCGGTCACGCCCAGCCCGGTCGACACGAACCCCAGCGCGTGCCCGCTGGGCGTGACGCCCGGCGTGCCCTCGGCGGGCGACCCGATGATGCGGTCCCCGCTGACCCAGCCGCGCAGCACGTTCAGCAGGGTCGAGCGGGGCTTGAGCGGCCCGAACATCGGCACGCGCACCTGCCCGCCGTGCGTGTGCCCGCTGAGGGTCAGGCCGATCCAGGCGGGCACCTGCGTCAGGTAGTCCGGGTTGTGGGAGAGCAGCACGACCGCGCCGCCCGCGCGTCGGGCCAGCGCCGCCTCCAGGTCCTGATTCCCGAACCACCAGTCGTCCACGCCCGCCACGAACAGGTCGTCGCGGACCTGCCGTCCGGCGTTGTTGATCAGGTGCACGCCGCTGTCACGCAGGTTCCCGGCGAAGGTGGTGCGCGTGGCGTTGGTGTTCAGGCTGGTCCAGTCGTGGTTGCCCCACACGGCGTACACGCCCAGCGGGGCGTTCAGGCGTGAGAGTTCCGTCAGCAGCGCCTGGTGGCGGCGCCGGCCCACGCCGCTGTCCAGGAAGTCGCCCGTGATCACGATCAGGTCGGGCCGGGCGCGCAGGGCCGCGCTCACCCAGCGGCGCACGCTGCCGCGCCGGATGAATAGCCCGTAGTGCAGGTCGCTCAGGTGCGCGATCCGCACCGGGCGGGTCAGGCCGTCCAGCGGGGCGCGGTGCGTGATCACCCGGAAGCGGTAGGTGTTCGCCACGCCGGTCACGAGCAGGCTGGCCGCGCCCCATCCCAGGACGGAACCGAGGACGTTCAGCGCACGCTTGAAAGACATGCCGCGCAGCATAGCCCGCAGCGGCCATACCCCGCAGTGGCCGGGGGGGCGCTCATACGGATTGTCGGCTCCACGTCCGGCGGGGGGGGGTTCTCTCCTGCCTGCATCCGCCCGGACACAGCGGCTTTACAAGCCATTCAGGTCGGAGTCCGTATCAGCAATGGTGCGGACACTGTTCGGGCGCCAGAGGGGACAAGCATGGAACACGTCTTCTGTAACGCCATTCCTGCTCACCCCCTCCCAGCCTCCCCCCTCAAGGGGGAGGGGTAACCACTGCGTGTTCCTCGCTGGTCTGCCCTGAAGTTATGAACCTGTCCGCACCATTGATCAGTGGGTGCGTTCGCGTTTGTGGCGGTACAGGCGCGAGTCGGCCAGTTGCAGGCAGCTGCCCATGTCGGCGGCCTCCTCGGGCCAGCGGGCCACGCCGTGTGACGCCGAGGCGTTCCGGAACCCGCCGGCGCGCACCTGGGTCAGGGCCGCGCCGATCCAGTCCGCGAACACGTCGGGTGACTGGTCGGGCGGCAGCAGCAGCGCGAACTCGTCCCCGCCGATGCGGTATGCCTGCCCGCCCTGCGGGGCGGCCGTGAGTGCCTGCGCGAACAGGCGCAGCAGGTCGTCGCCCGAGGCGTGGCCGCCCTCGTCGTTCACGCGTTTCAGGTCGTCGAGGTCCACGGCGGCCAGCAGTCCGGCCGTCAGGGCGCCGCGTTCCATGAAGGCGCGGCGGTTGCCCAGGCCGGTCAGCGGGTCGGTCAGGGCGGCCAGTTCGGCGGTGCGGGTCAGTTCCCGCATGGACATGGCCTGCCGGATGGCGTTCGCGGACGCCCCGAACAGTTCGCGCTGCCGGGCGGTCCAGCTGGCCCCGGCGCGCAGCATGGCGTACGACACGACGTACGTCTGGTCGCCGTAGGTGCCCAGCGGCAGCCACGCGATGGCCTGCGCGCCCGCCTGCACCACGCCCGGCGCGGCGTTCGGGGTGTCGGCGTACTGGTTGACGTAGTGCGGCTGCCCGTTGCTGGCGACCGTCCACGCGACGCCCTCGCCGGGGCGCAGGCGTTCCGGCAGGTGCTGCGCGAAGCTCTGGCCGTTCTCGCTGTACGTCCAGCTGGCGACCGTGCGGCCGCCGCTGCTGTCCAGGGCGATCAGCGCGGCCCAGTCCACGCCCGCCACCTGCGCGATCAGTTCGGTGGCGAAGGCGGCGATGTCCTGCGGCGGCAGGTCCAGCTGCGCGAGGTTGTTCACGCCCAGCAGCGCCTCGTTCACGGCCTGTGATTCGCGCAGGAAACTCATCATCTGCGCGCGGGCCTGTCCCTCGGTCTCCAGTTGCCGTTTGGTGAACCGCAGTTCCAGTTCACTGACGACCA
The Deinococcus seoulensis genome window above contains:
- a CDS encoding mechanosensitive ion channel family protein, with product MSASPVPLLTRLQTTFDGLVAALPNVMIALVVLLVFMLLSRLALNGVRSVAQRAGQTPGVALVFGRLASWLITTLGVLVALTIIFPTLTAASLFSALGVSGVAIGFAFKDIFQNLLAGLLILVTRPFRIGDQIVSGEHEGTVEDIQVRATLLRTYDNRRVVIPNGELYTNRVVVNTAFDRRRLAVQVGIGYGDDIDGARALILEALDANPEILADPAPTVLVRSLADFSVNLEVRFWIDPPIRREAVESEDRVLQALKETLVAAGVDLPLPTQQVLFHDQTEETDGDRRRQREGWPAGKGASPRPARLLKEQVAPEEGRGGPADGSAPERRDA
- a CDS encoding cation:proton antiporter is translated as MPLLNLAAMLVGVTALLAFLNARYLRLPASIGVTVGGLLFSLLILLLVGLGVPFAVDVVEVARSVKFSDFVFEGVLSFLLFAGALGVNSHALWALRAPVLTFALLSTAISIALMGGATYGLTHLFGLDVPLVFCLLFGALISPTDPVAVLGMLSQAKVPRRIETLVAGESLFNDGVGVVAFAVLAAVATASGHGAEHAAGHGPDLSVLGVSLFFVQEALGGLLLGSVAGLGAYLMLRAVNDFVVEVLVTLALVLICTAVAGALHVSAPLAAVAAGLLVGLLTDRRPAALSSREKFDSFWHLTDELLNIALFALLALEVVVVRFTPQTALLGVLAIALVLVVRAVSVLLPSTVLARAYEFPPFTRRLMIWGGLRGAISVALAFTVPEGEWRDLFLVMTYVVVVFSIVVQGLTVGGLARQAAAAQQHPDPASLN
- a CDS encoding SLC13 family permease, which codes for MHEPTESINLLSSLGINLSSGQLTTLAIALFVATYAMILLEKYVHRTVAALLGACAVMITGLLTPDMAWASIDFNTIFLLFGMMNIVNVLSRSGFFDLVARRALVLTRGEPARVLWIFSLLTALFSAFLDNVTTVLFMAPVVMTVVLRLGLKPMPYLIAVILSSNTGGTATLVGDPPNIIIGSVAGKGFGEFLTNVAPYALVATVAGIGLMHLLMRRRGDLNSDISAERLRLALTDDTPLKTNPLLMKQALGVFAVTLLLFMIGHPLGLEAGLIALTTSTFLMLIADLTPVELFEQVEWTTLLFFMGLFVVVGALEHVGVFTMVATSLTDIIGGNVGSGILLVGFASALISGFVDNIPFTISMASVLRELQTTFGPSMDPLWWALSLGACLGGNLTLIGASANIVVSDIAAREGHPISFGGFMRYGTPVSLITTTIALGLFYITHTLMN
- a CDS encoding SulP family inorganic anion transporter, whose amino-acid sequence is MTGTSRAGFDLHQYSREWFAQPRQDILAGLVVALALIPEAIAFSIIAGVDPRVGLYASFIIALVTAFIGGRPGMISAATGAMALLMVGLVRDHGLEYLFAATVLTGALQMLFGWARLARYLKFVPRSVMVGFVNALAILIFSAQLPQFAGANWQMYAMVAAGLAIIYLLPRVFRAIPSALVAIVLLTVVSVLTGADVRTVGDMGALPTALPPFGLPDVPLTLETLQIILPVSLTLCMVGLLESLLTAQLIDERTDTTSDKNTESRAQGAANIVTGFFGGMAGCAMIGQSMINVTNGGRGRLSTFVAGLGLLILILLLQPLLVQIPMAALVAVMIVVSVSTFDWSSLRTLTLYPRGEGIVMLATVGVTVFTHNLSAGVLVGVLLSAVFFARQVSKLSSVTAEDTPDGRTYRVTGQQFFVSTHDFLGQFDYHHPDRRVTIDLSGAHFWDGSAVAAMDKVMLRFRRQGTEPRLVGLNEASAFLLDRLATYHRPGAGAGGGHD
- a CDS encoding metallophosphoesterase, whose translation is MSFKRALNVLGSVLGWGAASLLVTGVANTYRFRVITHRAPLDGLTRPVRIAHLSDLHYGLFIRRGSVRRWVSAALRARPDLIVITGDFLDSGVGRRRHQALLTELSRLNAPLGVYAVWGNHDWTSLNTNATRTTFAGNLRDSGVHLINNAGRQVRDDLFVAGVDDWWFGNQDLEAALARRAGGAVVLLSHNPDYLTQVPAWIGLTLSGHTHGGQVRVPMFGPLKPRSTLLNVLRGWVSGDRIIGSPAEGTPGVTPSGHALGFVSTGLGVTGVPLRWDCPAELVLLDLHPPRRP
- a CDS encoding sensor domain-containing diguanylate cyclase translates to MTAGQAGDEQRLATLARYAVLDTLPEHTFDRITQIATRLFGVPIALISLVDKDRQWFKACIGLDIRQTDRSLSFCAHTIMGEDVMVVPDATRDPRFADNGLVTGAPHIRFYAGAPLVTPDGFKLGSLCIIDTRPHADFSAEDHASLTDLAGVVVSELELRFTKRQLETEGQARAQMMSFLRESQAVNEALLGVNNLAQLDLPPQDIAAFATELIAQVAGVDWAALIALDSSGGRTVASWTYSENGQSFAQHLPERLRPGEGVAWTVASNGQPHYVNQYADTPNAAPGVVQAGAQAIAWLPLGTYGDQTYVVSYAMLRAGASWTARQRELFGASANAIRQAMSMRELTRTAELAALTDPLTGLGNRRAFMERGALTAGLLAAVDLDDLKRVNDEGGHASGDDLLRLFAQALTAAPQGGQAYRIGGDEFALLLPPDQSPDVFADWIGAALTQVRAGGFRNASASHGVARWPEEAADMGSCLQLADSRLYRHKRERTH